One part of the Anguilla anguilla isolate fAngAng1 chromosome 11, fAngAng1.pri, whole genome shotgun sequence genome encodes these proteins:
- the LOC118208391 gene encoding G2/M phase-specific E3 ubiquitin-protein ligase: MASIEDIIGGLRAKISEEHVVRFNIIRRSVWDSTLRTMERPNFSPEKRLDIKFTDDDGLSEGAVDFGAPKREFFRSCLQELKDSSGMFEGPSNSKFLGCNLTATRTDAYYRAGQLMAMSIVHGGQTPCFLSEKLVQALIKGPQTVEVTVEDIADMDTQSALKELRESENEAQLMEAVRETEHLLSVSGCSKRITLSNKDDVSKDLAHWYVLQRTRTPFERFKEGLASLGVLEALQQHPQKMKTFFFKPTKKLSAVDLESLFKCRLSEKESNRFEWECRTLGFWRDYLQDAEFDMQAVTLEEILIFATGCETPPALGFSPEPSVEFLADSKFPTANTSDNVIRVPVKDTYEEFKNDMDFGIKNSSGFGMA; the protein is encoded by the exons ATGGCCTCAATTGAAGATATTATTGGGGGTCTTCGGGCTAAAATAAGTGAGGAGCACGTGGTCCGATTCAACATTATCCGAAGAAGTGTTTGGGATTCCACCCTCAGGACAATGGAAAGACCCAATTTCTCACCTGAAAAAAGGCTGGATATAAAATTTACAGATGATGATGGTCTGTCTGAGGGGGCAGTTGATTTTGGTGCCCCAAAACGTGAATTTTTCCGTTCATGCTTACAAGAGCTTAAGGATTCAAGTGGCATGTTTGAGGGGCCATCTAACAGCAAGTTTCTTGGTTGCAACTTGACAG CAACCAGAACAGATGCATACTATCGTGCTGGTCAGCTAATGGCAATGTCCATTGTACATGGTGGACAAACGCCATGCTTCCTTTCAGAGAAACTGGTTCAAGCACTCATTAAGGGCCCACAGACAGTGGAGGTAACGGTTGAGGACATTGCAGATATGGATACCCAGTCAGCCTTGAAGGAG ctcagaGAGTCAGAAAATGAAGCTCAGTTGAtggaggcagtgagagagacagagcattTGCTTAGTGTGTCAGGGTGCTCTAAGAGAATTACTTTGTCGAACAAAGATGATGTGTCCAAGGATTTGGCGCATTGGTATGTCTTGCAGAGGACGAGAACACCTTTTGAGAG ATTCAAAGAAGGACTTGCCAGTCTTGGGGTTCTAGAAGCTCTTCAGCAACATcctcagaaaatgaaaacatttttttttaaacctacaaAGAAATTGTCAGCAGTTGACCTGGAATCGCTCTTCAAATGTCGCCTCTCAGAAAAGGAGAGCAACAGGTTTGAGTGGGAGTGCAGAACTTTGGGATTTTGGAGAGACTACCTCCAGGATGCAGAAT TTGATATGCAAGCAGTTACACTTGAGGAGATCCTTATCTTTGCCACTGGATGTGAGACTCCTCCAGCTCTGGGCTTCTCTCCTGAACCATCTGTGGAGTTTCTCGCAGACAGCAAATTCCCTACAGCCAACACGAGTGACAACGTTATCAGAGTTCCAGTCAAGGACACATATGAGGAGTTCAAAAATGACATGGACTTTGGCATAAAAAATTCCTCTGGATTTGGAATGGCCTAG